One window of Quercus robur chromosome 5, dhQueRobu3.1, whole genome shotgun sequence genomic DNA carries:
- the LOC126727458 gene encoding G-type lectin S-receptor-like serine/threonine-protein kinase RKS1, with amino-acid sequence MDAEKIVMSLILIILLFPFCTSLNTFTPDQSIKDGQSLISEENNFALGFFSPSNSSYRYLGIWYVKVTKQTVVWVANRNDPIKDSSGVLSINQIGNLVLHDSSNHLLWSTNVSVQGTTSSVAQLLDSGNLVVVQSNNKKVLWQSFDHPTDTLLPNMRLGLNRINGLDRFLTSWKSEDDPGTGDYFYKMNPTGSPQVSLYKGSTLYWRSDPWPWKTSSSAAASVSSPFYYDFVNSKDEVSYAYFLDDPSIISRLVVDNSGLLQNLVWNDGDLQWKESWSAPKYRCDNYGHCGSNGKCVPDSDDNFNKFECTCLPGYEPKSPKDWYHRDGSGGCVKKQLGFSMCGNGEGFVKVTRLKGPDSFNAVWMEMSMSSSECEQACLSNCSCTAFTSMNIDGKGTRCLAWYGELMDILENTYERWDLHVRVDAMELATYARKSKGFLGPKRRMAVIILSVSVPLFLVSLIAYMWIMKRKTKVKRNLQNQSLFFIGTKDSLEGNELEDNSRHPDLSIFDLSCIVSATDNFSPSNRLGQGGFGSVFKGQLPNGQQIAVKRLSKSSGQGIEEFKNEVTLIVKLQHRNLVKIFGCCIQEGEKMLIYEYMPNKSLDSFIFDPTRSSLLNWRKRFEIIIGIARGILYLHQDSRLRIIHRDLKTSNVLLDGEMNPKISDFGIARIFKGDQIQDKTNRVVGTYGYMSPEYAVFGKFSTKSDVFSFGVILLEILSGKKNNLSYQEHTSLTLIGHVWELWKEDKALDIVDSSLNESFVSLEVLRCIQIGLLCVQEDVMDRPTMLAVLLMLSSETTLPSPKQPAFIFRRTGNDLGSITGEGFYSINDVTITEFEAR; translated from the exons ATGGATGCTGAAAAAATAGTGATGTCTTTGATTCTGATCATTCTTTTGTTTCCATTTTGCACTTCCCTTAACACCTTCACACCAGACCAATCCATTAAGGACGGCCAATCTTTGATTTCCGAAGAAAATAATTTTGCCTTAGGCTTCTTCAGCCCCAGCAACTCCAGCTATCGGTATCTTGGTATCTGGTATGTTAAAGTGACAAAACAAACTGTTGTTTGGGTTGCGAACAGGAATGATCCTATCAAAGATTCCTCTGGAGTTCTCTCCATTAACCAGATTGGAAACCTTGTCCTCCATGACAGCTCTAACCATCTTCTTTGGTCTACAAATGTTTCTGTCCAAGGGACAACCTCCTCTGTTGCTCAGCTTCTAGATTCAGGAAATCTGGTTGTGGTCCAGAGCAATAACAAAAAAGTATTATGGCAAAGCTTTGACCATCCTACAGACACTTTGCTTCCAAACATGAGGCTTGGGTTGAATCGGATAAATGGGCTAGACAGGTTCCTGACATCTTGGAAGTCAGAAGATGACCCCGGAACTGGGGACTACTTCTATAAGATGAATCCTACTGGCTCCCCACAGGTCTCCTTGTATAAGGGTTCGACTCTTTATTGGCGGTCAGATCCATGGCCATGGAAAACATCATCATCAGCAGCAGCATCAGTCTCATCGcctttttattatgattttgttaACAGCAAAGATGAGGTATCTTACGCATACTTTTTGGATGACCCCTCCATCATTTCTAGACTAGTTGTTGACAACTCTGGATTGCTCCAGAACCTTGTGTGGAATGATGGTGATCTTCAATGGAAGGAGTCCTGGTCAGCGCCTAAATACCGGTGTGACAACTATGGACACTGTGGTTCAAATGGTAAATGTGTTCCTGATTCGGATGACAATTTTAATAAGTTCGAGTGTACGTGTTTGCCAGGGTATGAACCCAAGTCACCAAAGGATTGGTATCACAGAGATGGTTCTGGGGGTTGTGTAAAGAAGCAGTTGGGGTTTTCTATGTGTGGAAATGGAGAAGGGTTTGTGAAGGTGACACGTTTGAAGGGTCCAGATTCATTCAATGCAGTGTGGATGGAAATGAGTATGAGTAGCTCAGAGTGCGAGCAGGCATGCTTGAGTAATTGTTCCTGCACAGCTTTTACCAGCATGAATATTGATGGAAAGGGGACCCGCTGTTTGGCATGGTATGGTGAATTGATGGACATTTTGGAGAATACATATGAACGGTGGGATCTACATGTACGTGTGGATGCAATGGAGTTAG CTACTTACGCTAGGAAGTCCAAAGGTTTTCTTGGCCCCAAGAGGCGGATGGCTGTTATAATATTATCTGTTTCTGTGCCACTGTTTCTGGTATCCTTAATAGCCTACATGTGGATAATGAAGAGGAAAACAAAAG TGAAGAGAAATTTGCAAAatcaatcattattttttatcgGTACCAAAGACTCTTTGGAGGGGAATGAGCTTGAGGACAATAGTAGACATCCTGATTTGTCGATTTTTGATCTAAGTTGCATAGTTTCTGCCACTGACAATTTCTCTCCGTCGAACAGACTTGGGCAAGGTGGTTTTGGCTCTGTTTTTAAG GGTCAATTACCTAATGGACAACAAATAGCTGTAAAAAGGCTATCCAAGAGTTCAGGACAAGGAATAGAAGAATTCAAAAATGAAGTTACTTTGATTGTGAAACTTCAACATAGGAATcttgtcaaaatttttggctGTTGCATTCAGGAGGGAGAAAAGATGTTGATTTATGAGTACATGCCCAACAAAAGCTTGGACTCCTTCATTTTTg ATCCTACAAGAAGTTCATTGCTGAATTGGAGGAAACGCTTTGAAATCATCATTGGGATTGCTCGTGGGATTCTGTATCTTCATCAAGACTCAAGATTAAGAATTATTCATAGGGATCTTAAAACTAGCAATGTTCTACTAGATGGTGAGATGAACCCCAAAATTTCTGATTTTGGCATAGCCCGTATATTCAAAGGGGACCAAATTCAAGACAAGACAAACAGAGTTGTTGGAACATA TGGATATATGTCACCAGAGTATGCAGTATTCGgaaaattttctacaaaatCAGATGTCTTTAGTTTTGGTGTCATATTGTTGGAGATTTTAAGTGGCAAGAAGAACAACTTATCTTATCAGGAGCATACTTCCCTAACTTTGATAGGACAT GTCTGGGAACTATGGAAAGAAGATAAAGCCTTGGATATAGTTGATTCATCTCTAAATGAGTCATTTGTTTCTCTTGAAGTCTTGAGATGCATTCAAATTGGGCTTTTATGCGTGCAAGAAGATGTGATGGATCGACCAACAATGTTGGCAGTTCTTCTCATGCTAAGTAGTGAAACAACTCTTCCTTCTCCGAAACAGCCTGCTTTCATTTTCAGAAGAACTGGCAATGATTTGGGATCAATCACAGGCGAGGGGTTTTATTCTATAAATGATGTGACAATAACTGAGTTTGAAGCACGCTAA